The following are encoded together in the Acidobacteriota bacterium genome:
- the modA gene encoding molybdate ABC transporter substrate-binding protein translates to MCAAWPAAAQGPRVAAAADLSVALEDVAGQFTRDTGESVTLVFGASGTLTRQIRDGAPFELFLSADEALVADLANRGLTRDEGVLYAVGRLALFAPNGSPLRPDEGLDGLARLLANGGVTRFAIANPAHAPYGRAAEAALRARRLWDAIQPRLVLGENVAQAAQFAATGDAVGGLIAHAIALAPGVRARGTSALIPADLHPPLRQRMVLMKKAGPTAGRFYAYLQSPAARRIFERYGFTLPD, encoded by the coding sequence ATGTGCGCGGCGTGGCCAGCGGCGGCGCAGGGGCCTCGCGTGGCGGCGGCGGCTGACCTGAGCGTGGCGCTCGAAGACGTTGCAGGACAGTTCACCAGAGATACAGGCGAATCGGTCACGCTCGTGTTCGGCGCGTCGGGTACGCTGACGCGGCAGATTCGCGACGGGGCGCCGTTCGAGCTGTTCCTCTCGGCCGACGAGGCGTTGGTCGCTGACCTTGCCAACCGCGGCCTCACGCGCGACGAGGGTGTGCTGTACGCGGTGGGACGACTTGCGCTGTTTGCTCCGAACGGCTCACCGCTGCGTCCCGACGAGGGACTCGACGGACTTGCGCGCCTGCTCGCCAACGGCGGTGTCACACGCTTTGCCATTGCCAACCCCGCACATGCGCCGTACGGCCGCGCCGCGGAAGCGGCACTCCGGGCACGACGACTCTGGGACGCCATCCAGCCGCGCCTCGTCCTTGGCGAGAACGTGGCGCAGGCCGCGCAGTTCGCGGCGACCGGCGACGCCGTGGGCGGCCTCATCGCGCACGCGATCGCCCTGGCGCCCGGAGTGCGTGCCCGCGGCACGTCCGCGCTGATCCCCGCCGATCTCCATCCGCCACTGCGTCAGCGCATGGTGCTCATGAAGAAGGCAGGACCGACCGCAGGGCGCTTCTACGCCTATCTCCAGTCGCCGGCGGCGCGCCGCATCTTCGAGCGCTACGGCTTCACGCTCCCTGACTGA
- a CDS encoding ATP-binding cassette domain-containing protein, translated as MGDRALTVALRQRSPIPLDVAFGVEPGEVLALFGPSGSGKTTVLRSIAGLYTPASTLVRYGTDVWSDTTAGVHVPVHLRRLGFVPQDAALFPHLGVVDNVTIALLHLPRAERRARAIDVLEQVHLSHRLGRRPADLSGGERQRLALARALARNPQVLLLDEPFAALDRRLRLALHAELAEVRRTLDVPIVLVTHDQDDVTRMADRVVECRMTNDE; from the coding sequence GTGGGTGATCGCGCGCTCACCGTCGCGCTCCGGCAACGCAGCCCGATCCCGCTCGACGTCGCCTTCGGCGTGGAGCCGGGCGAGGTGCTGGCGTTGTTCGGCCCGTCGGGCAGCGGCAAGACGACGGTCCTGCGGTCGATCGCCGGGTTGTACACACCGGCATCGACGCTCGTGCGTTACGGAACCGACGTGTGGTCGGACACGACGGCTGGCGTCCATGTGCCAGTCCACCTCCGCCGGCTCGGCTTCGTGCCGCAGGACGCGGCCCTGTTTCCGCACCTCGGCGTCGTCGACAACGTGACGATCGCGCTTCTGCACCTGCCGCGCGCGGAGCGCCGCGCCCGTGCGATCGACGTGCTGGAGCAGGTACACCTGTCGCACAGGCTGGGTCGCCGGCCTGCCGATCTGTCTGGCGGCGAGCGCCAGCGCCTCGCCCTGGCTCGCGCCCTGGCGCGCAACCCGCAGGTGCTGCTGCTCGACGAACCCTTTGCCGCCCTCGACCGTCGTCTTCGTCTGGCTCTCCACGCCGAACTGGCCGAGGTGCGCCGCACCCTCGACGTCCCGATCGTCCTGGTCACGCACGACCAGGACGACGTGACCCGCATGGCCGACAGGGTGGTGGAATGCCGAATGACGAATGACGAATGA
- a CDS encoding molybdopterin-dependent oxidoreductase: MNRVRSFLLAAACLAVPALGAAQPAGTSLAITGAVRTPLTIDARQLATYPRQTVEVTSQERTVRYEGVLVGTLLERAGATVGPDLRGAALATYVVATGADGYRVVFAIAELDPAMSAADVLVADTADGKPLTEAQGPFRLVTPKDRRGARGVRQLQRLDVVRLPSP; encoded by the coding sequence ATGAATCGCGTCCGGTCCTTCCTCCTCGCGGCGGCGTGTCTTGCCGTCCCCGCGCTCGGGGCGGCGCAGCCCGCCGGCACCTCGTTGGCCATCACCGGCGCCGTGCGGACGCCGCTCACGATCGACGCGCGACAGTTGGCGACGTATCCGCGTCAGACCGTCGAGGTCACGAGCCAGGAACGAACCGTCAGGTATGAAGGCGTGCTCGTGGGTACGCTGCTCGAGCGCGCCGGCGCGACTGTCGGCCCCGACCTGCGCGGTGCCGCGCTCGCTACCTACGTCGTCGCCACAGGGGCCGACGGCTATCGCGTCGTCTTCGCGATCGCGGAACTCGATCCTGCGATGTCGGCGGCCGACGTGCTGGTGGCCGACACGGCCGACGGCAAGCCGCTCACCGAAGCACAGGGTCCCTTCCGCCTCGTCACGCCGAAGGATCGCCGCGGCGCTCGCGGCGTCAGGCAGTTGCAGCGCCTCGACGTCGTACGCCTTCCGAGCCCGTGA
- the modB gene encoding molybdate ABC transporter permease subunit, which produces MDWLALRVSLSLGAWTVALLLPLGAWLGHRLATRPMRGKALVEALVAVPLLLPPTVLGYYLLQAFSVRSPLGAAFERLVGHALAFSFEGLVLASVIANIPFVVQPAQRAFEAIPLNVREVAACCGLSPWQRFLRVEMPLAWPGLLTAAILAFAHTLGEFGVVLMVGGSLPGETRTLSIAIYDRLQAFDDTGAGIMAATLLALVIVTLAVTYLLGRRVARRG; this is translated from the coding sequence ATGGACTGGCTTGCGCTTCGCGTCTCGTTGTCGCTCGGTGCGTGGACCGTCGCGCTCCTGCTGCCCCTCGGCGCATGGCTCGGGCATCGTCTGGCCACGCGGCCGATGCGCGGCAAGGCCTTGGTCGAAGCGCTCGTCGCCGTGCCGCTGCTGCTGCCGCCCACGGTGCTCGGCTACTACCTGCTCCAGGCCTTCAGCGTGCGATCGCCGCTCGGCGCCGCGTTCGAGCGCCTCGTGGGCCACGCGCTCGCGTTCTCGTTCGAAGGGCTCGTGCTCGCCTCGGTGATCGCCAACATCCCCTTTGTCGTCCAGCCGGCGCAGCGCGCCTTCGAGGCCATCCCGCTCAACGTCAGGGAAGTGGCCGCGTGTTGCGGCCTTTCGCCGTGGCAGCGCTTCCTCCGCGTGGAGATGCCGCTCGCGTGGCCCGGTCTCCTCACCGCCGCGATCCTGGCCTTCGCGCACACGCTCGGCGAATTCGGCGTCGTGCTCATGGTGGGCGGCAGCCTGCCGGGCGAGACGCGCACGCTCAGCATCGCCATCTACGATCGCCTCCAGGCCTTCGACGACACCGGCGCGGGCATCATGGCCGCGACGCTCCTCGCGCTCGTCATCGTGACGCTGGCGGTGACGTATCTCCTCGGCCGGCGGGTGGCCCGTCGTGGGTGA
- a CDS encoding SUMF1/EgtB/PvdO family nonheme iron enzyme has translation MPCSRALTAVALCSIGAAVAISQPALKTEPPSVYTETIPGTKVTFAMVAVPGGTFMLGSPASEPGRDADEGPQVEVTIKPFWIGRTEVTWDEYDQFAFVGNTGARTGDGGAAADSDAVSKPSRAYGDEAKGYGKGKMPALAMTQHAAMEYCRWLSQVTGKAYRLPTEAEWEYAARAGDTGAAPATLDDQAWHMGNSNEAPHLVASKTPNAFGLYDMLGNVAEWTFDMYADARYAEWAPKATQPVALPTDKRYPHATRGGSFIEPAARLRYANRQSSHEDWSQRDPQVPQSIYWHTDADHVGFRVARAVDEQQNLRGFKSAVIKDSPDR, from the coding sequence ATGCCGTGCTCTCGGGCACTGACGGCCGTCGCGCTGTGTTCGATCGGCGCCGCCGTGGCGATCTCGCAGCCGGCGCTGAAGACGGAGCCGCCATCGGTCTACACCGAGACGATCCCAGGGACGAAGGTGACGTTCGCGATGGTGGCGGTGCCCGGCGGCACGTTCATGCTCGGCAGTCCCGCGAGCGAACCCGGTCGCGACGCCGACGAGGGCCCCCAGGTCGAAGTGACCATCAAACCCTTCTGGATCGGCAGGACCGAGGTCACCTGGGACGAGTACGACCAGTTCGCGTTCGTCGGCAACACCGGCGCGCGCACGGGTGACGGCGGTGCGGCGGCAGACAGCGATGCCGTGAGCAAGCCGTCGCGTGCGTACGGCGACGAGGCCAAGGGCTACGGCAAGGGGAAGATGCCGGCGCTCGCGATGACGCAGCACGCGGCGATGGAGTACTGCCGCTGGCTCTCGCAGGTCACCGGCAAGGCGTATCGCCTGCCGACCGAAGCGGAGTGGGAGTACGCGGCGCGTGCCGGCGACACGGGCGCGGCACCGGCCACGCTCGACGATCAGGCCTGGCACATGGGCAACTCCAACGAGGCGCCGCACCTGGTCGCGTCGAAGACACCCAACGCCTTCGGCCTGTACGACATGCTCGGCAACGTCGCCGAGTGGACGTTCGACATGTATGCCGACGCGCGCTACGCCGAGTGGGCGCCGAAGGCCACGCAACCTGTCGCACTGCCGACAGACAAGCGCTATCCGCACGCCACGCGCGGCGGATCGTTCATCGAACCTGCCGCCAGGTTGCGCTACGCCAACCGCCAGTCGTCGCACGAGGACTGGAGCCAGCGCGATCCGCAGGTCCCGCAAAGCATCTACTGGCACACGGACGCCGACCACGTCGGCTTCCGCGTGGCCCGTGCCGTCGACGAACAACAGAACCTGAGAGGGTTCAAGAGCGCGGTGATCAAGGACAGTCCTGATCGCTGA